In the Bacillus sp. HSf4 genome, CCGATCGTTTTATTATGTTTCTTTGGTGGCGGGTTTTTTATTGCAAACTCTGCACAAATCTTATTATATCAAAGATTTTCCGAACCTGATTTTTCAAATGAGCATTTGAAGCCTTTTGATCCTTTTTTATTTCCGCCAAAAAGTTGAACAGTCTGCCTTATCCAACATATTAAACTCGATTATTTTCTCAAGTAATGAGAAATCAACCGGGTGATCCCACTTGATACGAACCAACTGCTTGGTATGATCATAGCCGGCCTCTACAATTTCATCGGAAAAATGAATGATCCCTGCCCTTTCAGGGGCAACAGCCAAATGGTGTTTGGCTACGCTAAAGCCAATAATAAATGTGCCGTGATCGGTAAACATAGGCTGATTCCACGCCATTTTCGGCGCTAACTGTGGAAATTTCTCAGTTACCCAGCTCAACACTTTTTCCGTACGGGCCCGATGCTGCGGATGATCAATATTCGCTAAATATTCTGCAAAAACTTCCATGTTGTTCCCTCCCCTTCATATAAACTAATGAGATTTGATACCTATATCGAATGGTGCCTCTCCTGTTTCCAATGTTGATGTTACCTTTTCAACAATTAATGATCAAGAATGAAAAACAAAACTCCTTCGATAGAACTCAGTAATTGGTCAGTATAAAAAGAGCCTCCGCTTTTAGATAAGGAGCTCTTTTTATGGTGGTTGTTGATTTTATCCCTCCCATGAAAATGACTCATATTGATCAGAACAAACAACCGAAATGTCAAAAAATAGCCCAACTTGTAATAAGCGGGCTCTCCATCTTTATATGCTCTTTTTCATTCGACATCTACGGTATTCGCGCAAGAATATTCCGTCCTTCACCGAACTTAATACTTACCAATAAAGTCGTTAAACATGACGTTACTTCTGTATTATCTGAATAAGATTGCCGCATGTATCATCGAAGACAGCTATTGTGACTTCGCCCATTTCTGTCGGCTCCATCGTAAACTTCACACCGTTTTCCAATAATCGTTCGTACTCTTTGCGAATATCTGCAACGCCAAACATTGTTACTGGGATGCCTTCGGCAAATAGCTTCTTTTGATAGTCTTTGGCGGCAGGATGTTCATTCGGTTCGAGTAAAAGCTCGGTTCCGTTTTGATCATCGGGAGAAACAAGCGTTATCCACCTATATGCTCCGCTGGGAACATCATGCTTTTTTACAAAGCCCAGCGTTTTTGTATAAAACTCCAATGCTTTGTCTTGATCTTGAACGAATATACTAGTAATAATGATTTTCATCATGTGTTTGGTCTCCTTTGGTATTTGCGATGTATGGTTCTCTTCTGACAATCTGGCTGCAAATAGAAAAACTCATACATTCGTTATTCGTTATAAAATTAATCTACCCATCCCTTCAGCAAATTTTTAAGTGGCTCGTTATTAAATATAAGTACTCGATATTTTCCCTTTCGTTTTGATTGAACGAGCCCTGCATCTTCCAATACAGAAAGATGTTTAGCTATCGCCTGTCGCGAAATGGAAAGCTCATGCTTCATAATGAGACGTGCCGTAAGCTCATACAACGTCAGCTCGTTGCGTTCGGATAGTTCGTCTAATATAAGCCGCCGAGTCGAATCGCCAAGTGCTTTGAATATAGCGTCTTTATTCCAATTCATATATCGAGTATATGCAACTATACGGTTGCTTGTCAAGTATGAGCAACTCTAAGGTTGCGTAATAAAGGAACCACTATGATGCGATCAACAAGTAAAGTCACATGAAGATGGTAGCTTCAATCATTGATGAAAGAGTAAATTAAACATAAACGGAGGAACTTCTCTCAGTGCAGTAATTACATGTTACGTACTTAACTGTGCCTTTTAAATATAAAGATAATGAAAAATAGTGCACAAGAAGTTAACACCAAGGCAAATAAATTTATCAATTTATTCGTCCTGTGTTTTAGAATCTTGAATAATAGCTCATAAATACCAATGCCGATTGTACCTCCAAGTGTATTGGCCAGTATATCAGTAATATCACTTCTTCCGATTGCCAAAACAAATTGTGTAATCTCAAATGTCAGAGTAAAACCAATAATCGAAAGAAGTTTTTTCATAAAAGACCATTTACTTTTCAACATGCAAATATAGATACCCAAAGGTACAAAAATCCTTATATTGTTATACACCTCAGAAAAGTCGGACTTATTAAGTGGGATCATATTCATGACTCGCACTCTGTCTATTTGATCAAAAGAAAACTGTAACTTAAAAAGAACTAACCAAATAAGTGCTAATACATAGATTAAGAATAATATGAACGTCAATTTTTTATTTTTCAATATTTCTCCTCCAATTTCTTGTCACGCCACCCTGAAACAATGCTGGTTCGTTTATCGGTATCTCTAAAAACTCACATTTGCTATGTTTTAGTTGTTGTTGATACTCTCTTCGTTTTTCTTCGGAACGCTCCCTCTTCCGCCGTTCATCCGTTCCTCTCCGCCCGAACCTCGTCCTTCGGAACTTAGTCTCGCTTACCAGAATACACTGTCACAATCACGCCATCCATATTGTTGCCTGACATTTCATACTGCCCATTCGCAGGCACAGGGATCGTTGTATTTTGGGAGATGGGATAGTAAAAGATTTTATAGACTTGGTGGTCTATTGTAGTCGTAATCGACTTCTGTTCCTGCAAAAAATCCAAATATTCTTCTAGAGCGAAATTCTTTTCTTTCATAATCGCGCTGTGAGGGAAACCAACATAACGGATATGCCATGGTTCATATTGAATGCCTGTAACATCAGTTTTATCCTTTGGATAGCGTAATATAAAGCCGTATTTCCAGGCATTTTCTTTTATCCACTTTCCTTCAGGTGATTGCTCCATTTTTGTTAAGCTTGATCCTACATCAAGGGCTAAGCCTGAATTATGTTCACTAAAACCTGCTGGCAAGGCATAATCATCTCCCATTTCTCGGTAAAGCACACTTTGCTCATCAAAGTCACGATAGCCACTATTTATTAAAAAATGACTAACCCCTTCCTTTGCAGCATCATTGACCATCTCTGAAAATTTTTGTGCTATTTCTTTTGATAGATGAATATTCGTATCAAGCAACCCATATCCCTTTACCAATTCATTATGCTTAGATAAATTTACGATATCTGATTTCACACTTTTTTGGCGAACAGGATAATTACTGTTGATTAGGAGCAGATTTCCTTGATGAATCTGTTCTTTTGAAATCGTTTTCGTTTGGGTGCTTTCCGAAGTCCCTCTTTGATCTTTGTGATTTTGATCATATTTTTGAATTTCTGCTTTATCCTGAAAAAACAGTGTTTTATTAATGAAGGCAAAACCTAAGCACAATAAAAATAACAATAAAAAACCCCACTTCTTCATTTTCAGTTTCCTCCTTAAGTGAGCGGCTTGATGATAATGCCGCGTTGAGTCAGCGCGCGGGAGATTTCGGCAGTCCTTAACGATAGCTTTCTCCAGGGCGATGCTGGACGTGGCCACCACGGGCACCTCGGCAATATATGCCATGCCGGGATATTGTATATGAGCCAGAAATCGCCCACGTACCCCGCGCTTGGCGAGGGCGGCGGCGATCAGATAGGCGTGGGTCTCGACGCGGCCTGGACAGAGAAAGACAGCGGCTGCGGGATATGGCTGGCAAGGGCCGCCTTTTCCTTTCGGTACCCAGCGGAACTGGAGCAATTGATTC is a window encoding:
- a CDS encoding iron chaperone yields the protein MEVFAEYLANIDHPQHRARTEKVLSWVTEKFPQLAPKMAWNQPMFTDHGTFIIGFSVAKHHLAVAPERAGIIHFSDEIVEAGYDHTKQLVRIKWDHPVDFSLLEKIIEFNMLDKADCSTFWRK
- a CDS encoding VOC family protein; its protein translation is MKIIITSIFVQDQDKALEFYTKTLGFVKKHDVPSGAYRWITLVSPDDQNGTELLLEPNEHPAAKDYQKKLFAEGIPVTMFGVADIRKEYERLLENGVKFTMEPTEMGEVTIAVFDDTCGNLIQIIQK
- a CDS encoding metalloregulator ArsR/SmtB family transcription factor yields the protein MNWNKDAIFKALGDSTRRLILDELSERNELTLYELTARLIMKHELSISRQAIAKHLSVLEDAGLVQSKRKGKYRVLIFNNEPLKNLLKGWVD
- a CDS encoding VanZ family protein, whose product is MKNKKLTFILFLIYVLALIWLVLFKLQFSFDQIDRVRVMNMIPLNKSDFSEVYNNIRIFVPLGIYICMLKSKWSFMKKLLSIIGFTLTFEITQFVLAIGRSDITDILANTLGGTIGIGIYELLFKILKHRTNKLINLFALVLTSCALFFIIFIFKRHS
- the vanY gene encoding VanY-A/VanY-F/VanY-M family D-Ala-D-Ala carboxypeptidase, with amino-acid sequence MKKWGFLLLFLLCLGFAFINKTLFFQDKAEIQKYDQNHKDQRGTSESTQTKTISKEQIHQGNLLLINSNYPVRQKSVKSDIVNLSKHNELVKGYGLLDTNIHLSKEIAQKFSEMVNDAAKEGVSHFLINSGYRDFDEQSVLYREMGDDYALPAGFSEHNSGLALDVGSSLTKMEQSPEGKWIKENAWKYGFILRYPKDKTDVTGIQYEPWHIRYVGFPHSAIMKEKNFALEEYLDFLQEQKSITTTIDHQVYKIFYYPISQNTTIPVPANGQYEMSGNNMDGVIVTVYSGKRD